TTGaatgttgttgttgtggtTGCTATTGTTAGCGCTTGTGAATGAGGAGGCTGAAGTCGGAGGCTGAGAGGGAATTTGATTAAACCTGAAATGTTGGAAATTGTTTCTGCTGGGGACGGAAGGACTGGGGTTCGCGTGGCGAGAGTTTGTAGGTGTACCTGCATTCGAACTGATGTTGTTAGAGGACGATTCATTTAAAGAGTAGGCCTCATCCCTGTACTTCGAGTTCAGCCAGAACGAAATGTTGACCTTAGATTCGTTCTCGTCCAGTTTAACGTTCGGATCAGTTATTTCCCTGTCCTtattgaaataaaaatttctgGGAGCCACGCCCATGGCATACTGATCATCTTGATCACCATGCTGGGTTTGAGAGCCATTCGGAGAGCTGCCGCCGCCGGGCTTGATCTTGCTGCGTAAAACCCCGCGATTTTCGTTATTATTGGAAGAGCCTCTCGAGTCCGAGCTGATGAACGAATTGATCTCGTTGTTGCCGCTACTGTTTTTCCTGCCTAGGATTAACAGCGGCGAATTGGTGTTCTTGCCAATGTCCTTGCTGCcggtagtgatgatgagcGGCAAATCCGATCCGGTGCCGGAACGTACGCCCGAGCCCGAGCCAGGGCCAGCTGCGGTGGTACCGGGGGAAGAAATAGGCGGACCTTGTGGTGGCGGcaaatttattttttctctggCGCCGGCGACGACAGTAGCAGCGGCAGGATTGTTATTAGTGGTCGTAGAGGAGTAAGGGAAAACAACATCGTTCATTGCAGCGTGCTGCGGTGGGGCTGCGTCAGAAATCTGCCCGACTCTCTCCTGTGTGAGATGGCcattgcaaaaaaatttcgGATCCGAAGGTGTATTGGAAGGCGCAAGCGGACTGGCGGCAGCGTGTACAGCGTTGTCGCTGTCACCATGATCTTGGAGTTCGGTAGTGGCGGCAGTAGCATCTTTTCTCTTGGGCTTGTCTTTAGCGTCGTTGTCGCCTTGTATTTGCAAACTCGGCGAACCGGACGGAGTATGCACCGGAGTGTTATTGGGCGCACACGTCGATTTCATAATAGAAAGTAGAGGGTTCTCGTCGTAGGAGGTTTTGACAGACTCGATGCTGGCGCTGGAGATGTTAGGATGACGGGAACTTGTTTCGTCGTTGCCGCCATCCTCTGCGCGCGTTTTAGCATCCTGGCTGCTGTTCGTCATTCTTGAGCGGGGGGCTTTATGGTGCAGATAGTGTTGGTTGTTGGCGGTTGTTTCCATCGAAAGCAGAGAGGCTGCCGCATTAG
This is a stretch of genomic DNA from Saccharomyces kudriavzevii IFO 1802 strain IFO1802 genome assembly, chromosome: 4. It encodes these proteins:
- the UME6 gene encoding DNA-binding transcriptional regulator UME6 (similar to Saccharomyces cerevisiae UME6 (YDR207C); ancestral locus Anc_8.416), which produces MLDKAPPQSKRMDESNAAASLLSMETTANNQHYLHHKAPRSRMTNSSQDAKTRAEDGGNDETSSRHPNISSASIESVKTSYDENPLLSIMKSTCAPNNTPVHTPSGSPSLQIQGDNDAKDKPKRKDATAATTELQDHGDSDNAVHAAASPLAPSNTPSDPKFFCNGHLTQERVGQISDAAPPQHAAMNDVVFPYSSTTTNNNPAAATVVAGAREKINLPPPQGPPISSPGTTAAGPGSGSGVRSGTGSDLPLIITTGSKDIGKNTNSPLLILGRKNSSGNNEINSFISSDSRGSSNNNENRGVLRSKIKPGGGSSPNGSQTQHGDQDDQYAMGVAPRNFYFNKDREITDPNVKLDENESKVNISFWLNSKYRDEAYSLNESSSNNISSNAGTPTNSRHANPSPSVPSRNNFQHFRFNQIPSQPPTSASSFTSANNSNHNNNIQRNAIDRGEDPFATSSRPSTGFFYADLSNRNNKNSPLHTNEPYIPPPPPKYINSKLDGLRSRLLLGPNSASSSTKLDDDLGTAAAVLSNMRSSPFRSNDKPISSVSNINSTNALSVPASRPHSSSFPSKGVLRPILLRIHNSEQQPIFESNNSTAVFDEEQDQDPSPYHLSPNSKKTLDAATESRTRQVTWNKNGKRIDRRLSAPEQQQQLEEPPLKKSRRSVGNARTTSQTNSDYNSFGESSTSSALSSPSIKASSSSLAYGTEYPNATSPGATKSKAKTAKSRTKSRTKQSSKKRSNNNASKAKANDSQEMNNTASSTAQGTRSRTGCWICRLRKKKCTEERPHCFNCERLKLDCHYDAFKPDFVSDPKKKQMKLEEIKKKTKEAKRRAMKKK